The following proteins come from a genomic window of Denitromonas sp.:
- a CDS encoding PACE efflux transporter encodes MSSTAPPLRRFWDRARQIALFEVGGLLLITPPFAWASGVPIADSLGMLALIAVIAALWNAAYNIGFDWVEGRLTGRTADRRPWPLRIAHAFGFETGLLIMTLPVVMAWTGMDWLTALIADLALAVAYTVYAFVFNLAYDRLFPIRARAPE; translated from the coding sequence GTGTCATCTACGGCCCCCCCCCTGCGCCGCTTCTGGGACCGCGCCCGCCAGATCGCCTTGTTCGAGGTCGGCGGGCTGCTGCTCATCACCCCGCCCTTCGCCTGGGCCAGCGGCGTGCCCATCGCCGACTCGCTGGGCATGCTGGCGCTGATCGCTGTCATCGCCGCCCTGTGGAACGCCGCCTACAACATCGGCTTCGACTGGGTCGAAGGGCGCCTCACCGGCCGCACCGCCGACCGCCGGCCCTGGCCGCTGCGCATCGCGCATGCCTTCGGCTTCGAGACCGGGCTGCTGATCATGACCCTGCCGGTGGTCATGGCCTGGACCGGCATGGACTGGCTCACCGCCCTCATCGCCGACCTCGCCCTGGCCGTGGCCTACACGGTGTACGCCTTCGTCTTCAATCTGGCCTACGATCGGCTCTTTCCGATCCGCGCACGCGCCCCCGAATGA
- a CDS encoding thioesterase family protein, protein MARVHIDLPEGFDFSTDITLYLSHINYGNHLDNALLLTVVSEARLRFLKSMGYTELDVEGVGIIVADAALQYRSEARHGEVMRVAMAACDFNKSGCDLVWQMCEAESGREVARGKTGILFFDYAAGKVTRVPEGFAARFGAARGQ, encoded by the coding sequence ATGGCCCGAGTTCACATCGACCTGCCCGAAGGTTTTGATTTTTCGACTGATATCACGCTCTACCTGAGCCACATCAACTACGGCAACCACCTCGACAACGCCCTGCTGCTGACGGTGGTGTCGGAGGCGCGGCTGCGCTTCCTGAAGTCGATGGGCTACACCGAGCTGGACGTGGAGGGGGTGGGCATCATCGTTGCCGATGCGGCCCTGCAGTACCGCTCCGAAGCGCGTCACGGCGAGGTGATGCGGGTGGCCATGGCGGCCTGCGATTTCAACAAGTCCGGTTGCGACCTGGTGTGGCAGATGTGCGAGGCCGAGTCCGGGCGCGAGGTGGCGCGCGGCAAGACCGGGATCCTGTTCTTCGACTACGCCGCCGGCAAGGTAACGCGGGTGCCCGAGGGCTTTGCCGCGCGGTTTGGCGCCGCGCGCGGGCAATGA
- the ilvA gene encoding threonine ammonia-lyase, producing the protein MPIPLPLDLSALRAAHDRIRDAVIRTAQWQNDPISDALGAPVQLKLENLQRTGSFKLRGATHKIDRLLAGADRPTGVIAASAGNHAQGVARAASLAGLKAVVVMPGNAPLTKIQACRALGAEVVLEGDTLEQAADEARRRATAEGLAFLHPYDDWDVIAGQASCGLEMLEDAPDMTVAVVPLGGGGLIAGIALALKRQRPDIRVIGVQTEAVAPYRNFLIDGTLEAVPPGAHTIADGIKVKRPGERNRQVIAALVDEIVTVDDNAIAEAIVTLVERTRTMGEGAGVVGLAALMQGKIRLRPDDRAVCVISGGNVDLTLVGRSIDYGLASSGRLMSVAVTTSDAPGQLLAMIQRVAALGINIRHVEHRRGELHVPVGMTEVILQMETRDTDHQQELLADFAAHGLQVRNLLQL; encoded by the coding sequence ATGCCCATCCCCCTGCCGCTCGACCTGAGCGCCCTGCGCGCCGCCCACGACCGCATCCGCGACGCCGTCATCCGCACCGCCCAGTGGCAGAACGACCCGATTTCCGACGCGCTCGGCGCACCGGTGCAGCTCAAGCTGGAGAACCTCCAGCGCACCGGCTCGTTCAAGCTGCGCGGCGCCACCCACAAGATCGACCGCCTGCTCGCCGGCGCCGACCGCCCCACCGGCGTCATCGCCGCCTCCGCCGGCAACCATGCCCAGGGCGTGGCCCGCGCCGCCTCGCTGGCCGGGCTGAAGGCCGTGGTGGTCATGCCCGGCAACGCGCCGCTGACCAAGATCCAGGCCTGCCGCGCGCTGGGCGCCGAGGTGGTGCTCGAAGGCGACACCCTGGAGCAGGCCGCCGACGAAGCGCGCCGCCGCGCCACCGCCGAGGGCCTCGCCTTCCTCCATCCCTACGACGACTGGGACGTCATCGCCGGCCAGGCCAGCTGCGGGCTGGAGATGCTCGAAGACGCCCCCGACATGACCGTGGCCGTGGTGCCACTGGGCGGCGGCGGGCTGATCGCCGGCATCGCGCTGGCGCTCAAGCGGCAGCGGCCCGACATCCGCGTCATCGGCGTGCAGACCGAGGCCGTGGCGCCGTATCGCAACTTTCTCATCGACGGCACGCTCGAGGCCGTGCCGCCCGGCGCCCACACCATCGCCGACGGCATCAAGGTCAAGCGCCCCGGCGAGCGCAACCGGCAGGTCATTGCCGCGCTGGTCGACGAGATCGTGACCGTCGACGACAACGCCATTGCCGAGGCCATCGTCACCCTCGTCGAGCGCACCCGCACCATGGGCGAGGGCGCCGGCGTGGTCGGCCTGGCGGCGCTGATGCAGGGCAAGATCCGCCTGCGGCCCGACGACCGCGCGGTATGCGTGATCTCCGGCGGCAATGTGGACCTGACCCTGGTCGGCCGCTCCATCGACTACGGCCTGGCCTCCAGCGGCCGGCTGATGAGCGTGGCGGTGACCACCTCCGACGCCCCCGGCCAGCTGCTGGCGATGATCCAGCGTGTCGCCGCGCTGGGCATCAACATCCGCCATGTGGAACACCGCCGCGGCGAGCTGCATGTGCCGGTGGGCATGACCGAGGTGATCCTGCAGATGGAAACCCGCGACACCGATCACCAGCAGGAACTGCTGGCCGACTTTGCCGCACACGGCCTGCAGGTGCGCAACCTGCTGCAACTCTAG
- a CDS encoding ATP-binding cassette domain-containing protein — MIQFRHLRLNRGAKVLVEGATVQLHPGWKVGLTGANGCGKSSLFALLRGQLHPDQGDCEIPPGWVIAHVAQETPALARSALDYTLDGDIALRRVEADLAAAEAAHDGERIGLLHGRLQEIDGYSAAARAATLLDGLGFARTDLTRPVSDFSGGWRVRLNLAQALMCRSDLLLLDEPTNHLDLDAVIWLEQWLRDYRGTLLLISHDRVFLDAVVGHIAHIEQQQLTLYSGGYSEFERQRGERLAQQQALYEKQQRERAHLHKFVDRFRAKATKARQAQSRIKALERMELVSAAHVDTPFHFGFRPAPPAPDPLLDVEDGAVGYGGAPVLGALNLTLRPGERIGLLGRNGAGKSTLIKLLAGQLTLQAGRRTDGKGLAIGYFAQHQLDTLRLDESPLQHMTRLDPAAREQDLRNYLGGFDFRGEKDGVGSGACVTSPCGPFSGGEKSRLALALLIWRQPNLLLLDEPTNHLDLEMRHALTLALQDFDGGMVLVSHDRALLAATCDRFVLVHDGRLQPFDGDLDDYRDWLAAQRAAEQAALACPDQAADKAARKAERTQSAEARKARLAARRPLVKEAEQLERKLASWQNEKSLLDTRLADPGLYGGQDTALLQDLLKRQARLTDDIEAAELRWLEVHEALDALGDVD; from the coding sequence GTGATCCAGTTCCGCCACCTGCGCCTCAACCGGGGCGCCAAAGTCCTTGTCGAAGGCGCCACCGTCCAGCTCCATCCGGGCTGGAAGGTCGGCCTCACCGGTGCCAACGGCTGCGGCAAGTCCAGCCTGTTCGCCCTGCTGCGCGGCCAGCTCCACCCCGACCAGGGTGACTGCGAGATCCCGCCCGGCTGGGTGATCGCCCATGTGGCGCAGGAAACCCCGGCGCTGGCGCGCAGCGCGCTCGACTACACCCTCGACGGCGACATCGCGCTGCGCCGCGTCGAAGCCGACCTGGCGGCGGCCGAAGCGGCGCACGATGGCGAGCGCATCGGCCTGCTCCATGGCCGGCTGCAGGAGATCGACGGCTACAGCGCCGCCGCCCGCGCCGCCACCTTGCTCGACGGTCTGGGCTTTGCACGTACCGATCTCACCCGCCCGGTGTCCGACTTCTCCGGCGGCTGGCGGGTGCGGCTCAACCTGGCGCAGGCGCTGATGTGCCGCTCCGACCTGCTGCTGCTCGACGAGCCGACCAACCACCTCGACCTCGACGCCGTGATCTGGCTCGAACAATGGCTGCGCGACTACCGCGGCACGCTGCTGCTGATCTCCCACGACCGCGTCTTCCTCGACGCCGTGGTCGGCCACATCGCCCACATCGAGCAGCAGCAGCTCACGCTGTACAGCGGCGGCTACAGCGAGTTCGAGCGCCAGCGCGGCGAGCGCCTCGCCCAGCAGCAGGCGCTGTACGAGAAGCAGCAGCGCGAGCGCGCCCACCTGCACAAGTTTGTCGACCGCTTCCGCGCCAAGGCCACCAAGGCGCGCCAGGCGCAGAGCCGCATCAAGGCGCTCGAGCGCATGGAACTGGTCTCGGCCGCGCATGTGGACACCCCCTTCCACTTCGGCTTCCGCCCCGCACCGCCGGCGCCCGACCCGCTGCTCGATGTCGAGGACGGCGCGGTCGGCTACGGTGGCGCGCCGGTGCTGGGCGCCTTGAACCTCACCCTGCGCCCCGGCGAGCGCATCGGCCTGCTCGGACGCAACGGCGCCGGCAAGTCCACCCTCATCAAGCTGCTCGCCGGCCAGCTCACCCTGCAGGCCGGCCGGCGCACCGACGGCAAGGGCCTGGCCATCGGCTACTTCGCCCAGCACCAGCTCGACACCCTGCGCCTGGACGAGTCGCCCCTGCAGCACATGACCCGCCTCGACCCCGCCGCCCGCGAGCAGGATCTGCGCAACTACCTGGGCGGCTTCGACTTTCGCGGCGAAAAAGACGGCGTCGGCAGCGGCGCCTGCGTCACCAGCCCCTGCGGCCCGTTTTCGGGCGGCGAGAAGTCGCGCCTCGCCCTGGCCTTGCTGATCTGGCGCCAGCCCAACCTGCTGCTGCTCGACGAGCCGACCAACCACCTCGACCTCGAAATGCGACACGCCCTCACCCTGGCGCTGCAGGACTTCGACGGCGGCATGGTGCTGGTCTCGCACGACCGCGCGCTGCTGGCCGCCACCTGCGACCGCTTCGTGCTGGTGCACGACGGCCGACTCCAGCCTTTCGATGGCGACCTGGACGACTACCGCGACTGGCTGGCGGCCCAGCGCGCCGCCGAGCAGGCCGCGCTGGCCTGCCCCGACCAGGCCGCCGACAAGGCGGCGCGCAAGGCCGAACGGACGCAGTCGGCCGAGGCGCGCAAGGCGCGACTGGCCGCGCGGCGGCCGCTGGTCAAGGAAGCCGAACAGCTCGAACGCAAACTGGCCAGCTGGCAGAACGAAAAGTCGCTGCTCGACACCCGCCTCGCCGACCCCGGTCTGTATGGCGGCCAGGACACCGCCTTGCTGCAGGACCTGCTCAAGCGCCAGGCACGACTGACCGACGACATCGAGGCCGCCGAACTGCGCTGGCTCGAAGTGCACGAGGCGCTCGACGCCCTCGGCGACGTCGACTGA
- the nosD gene encoding nitrous oxide reductase family maturation protein NosD, whose protein sequence is MLHTLRLAFLLALAGLLPFASASAAPLQPLIDAALAGTGILRLAPGTYEGPVEITGRLILDGGGKAIVQGDHRSSVITLKASGSVLRGLIIRGSGDSHDQIHSGIYVEGHDNRIENNVLDDVLFGIVLQKSNRNLVRGNHVRSRGEDTADRGDGLRLWYAMENTIEDNVFEHMRDLTITNSPRNRILGNTIRDSRRAMNFLFSTRTLVEANLATDNATGIVVINSNGFILRNNRVMHAMHVSGAGIAIKESTAVLIEGNELIHCAVGLMADSSSDPISRLVLVNNRLAHNVTGINFYGERGGRILINNRFEHNLWQVTATNAGDINAEHWAGNYWDTYQGFDLNQDGIGDQPHELYVFADRIWMETPEASFFRNSPLMEMVDFLERLAPFSNPALVLRDATPVMRAAPWAPSVSFNRPAGQIGAAPDSPASNAH, encoded by the coding sequence ATGCTCCACACCCTGCGTCTCGCCTTCCTCCTCGCCCTTGCCGGCCTGCTGCCATTCGCCAGTGCGTCGGCCGCGCCGCTGCAACCGCTGATCGATGCCGCGCTGGCGGGCACCGGCATCCTGCGTCTGGCGCCGGGCACCTACGAAGGGCCGGTCGAGATCACCGGCCGGCTGATCCTCGACGGCGGCGGCAAAGCCATCGTGCAGGGCGACCATCGCAGCTCGGTGATCACGCTCAAGGCCAGCGGCTCGGTGCTGCGCGGGCTGATCATTCGCGGCAGCGGCGACTCGCACGACCAGATCCACTCGGGCATCTATGTCGAAGGCCACGACAACCGCATCGAAAACAATGTGCTCGACGACGTGCTGTTCGGCATCGTGCTGCAAAAATCCAACCGCAACCTGGTGCGCGGCAACCATGTGCGCTCGCGCGGCGAAGACACCGCCGATCGCGGCGACGGCCTGCGCCTGTGGTACGCCATGGAAAACACCATCGAAGACAATGTCTTCGAGCACATGCGCGATCTGACCATCACCAATTCGCCGCGCAACCGCATCCTCGGCAACACCATCCGCGACAGCCGGCGGGCGATGAACTTCCTGTTCTCCACCCGCACCCTGGTCGAGGCCAACCTGGCCACCGACAACGCCACCGGCATCGTGGTGATCAACTCCAACGGCTTCATCCTGCGCAACAACCGGGTCATGCACGCCATGCATGTGTCGGGCGCCGGCATCGCCATCAAGGAGAGCACCGCGGTGCTGATCGAAGGCAACGAACTGATCCACTGCGCGGTCGGGCTGATGGCCGACTCCTCATCCGACCCGATCAGCCGCCTGGTGCTGGTGAACAACCGCCTCGCCCACAACGTGACCGGCATCAACTTCTATGGCGAACGCGGCGGGCGCATCCTGATCAACAACCGCTTCGAGCACAACCTGTGGCAGGTGACGGCCACCAACGCCGGCGACATCAATGCCGAGCACTGGGCAGGCAACTACTGGGACACCTACCAGGGCTTCGACCTGAACCAGGACGGCATTGGCGACCAGCCGCACGAGCTGTACGTATTCGCCGACCGCATCTGGATGGAGACGCCCGAGGCGAGCTTCTTCCGCAACTCGCCGCTGATGGAGATGGTGGATTTTCTCGAGCGCCTGGCGCCCTTCAGCAACCCCGCGCTGGTGCTGCGCGATGCCACGCCGGTGATGCGCGCGGCGCCATGGGCGCCGTCGGTGTCGTTCAATCGGCCGGCCGGGCAGATCGGTGCCGCGCCGGATTCACCGGCCAGCAACGCTCACTGA
- a CDS encoding ABC-F family ATPase, with amino-acid sequence MLIANNITMQFGVKPLFDNVSVKFGDGNRYGLIGANGAGKSTFMKILCGELEPSAGNVTKEANERMAYLRQDQFGFEDKRVLDVVMMGHTEMWACMSEKDAIYANPEATEDDYMRAAELEGVFAEYDGYTAEARAGELLLGVGIPTEQHNGPMSQVAPGWKLRVLLCQALFANPDILLLDEPTNNLDINTIRWLEDTLNQRDSTMVIISHDRHFLNQVCTHMADLDYGTIKVYPGTYDDYMEASTLARQRQAQANARAKDKIAELQQFVRRFSANKSKAKQATSRMKLIDKLKPEDVKPSSRQYPWIRFEVDAKDKLHRQAVEVENLTFAYEGMEKPLIDKFSIAIDAGDKVGIIGENGVGKTTLMRLLMGELTPQKGTIKWAEKAKLGYYAQDHSAEFQSDVSLTDWISEHVRDGGFEGEDMETLIRGTLGRLLFSGDEVKKPVRVISGGEQGRMLFGKLMLQSKNVLLMDEPTNHLDMESIESLNSGLEKYTGTFLFISHDREFVSSLATRIIDMRPDGDIIDYRGTYEEYLSSQGIE; translated from the coding sequence GTGCTCATCGCCAACAACATCACCATGCAGTTCGGGGTCAAGCCCCTGTTCGACAACGTCTCCGTCAAGTTCGGCGACGGCAACCGCTACGGCCTGATCGGCGCCAACGGGGCGGGCAAGTCCACCTTCATGAAGATCCTGTGCGGCGAGCTGGAGCCCTCGGCCGGCAACGTCACCAAGGAAGCCAACGAGCGCATGGCCTACCTGCGCCAGGACCAGTTCGGCTTTGAGGACAAGCGGGTGCTGGACGTGGTGATGATGGGCCACACCGAGATGTGGGCCTGCATGAGCGAGAAGGACGCGATCTACGCCAACCCCGAGGCGACCGAAGACGATTACATGCGCGCCGCCGAGCTCGAAGGCGTGTTTGCCGAATACGACGGCTACACCGCCGAGGCGCGTGCCGGCGAGCTGCTGCTCGGCGTGGGTATTCCCACCGAACAGCACAACGGCCCGATGAGCCAGGTGGCGCCGGGCTGGAAGCTGCGCGTGCTGCTGTGTCAGGCGCTGTTCGCCAACCCCGACATCCTGCTGCTCGACGAGCCGACCAACAACCTCGACATCAACACCATCCGCTGGCTCGAAGACACGCTCAACCAGCGCGATTCGACCATGGTCATCATCTCGCACGACCGGCACTTCCTGAACCAGGTGTGCACCCACATGGCCGACCTGGATTACGGCACCATCAAGGTCTATCCGGGCACCTACGACGACTACATGGAAGCGTCCACCCTGGCGCGCCAGCGCCAGGCCCAGGCCAATGCCCGCGCCAAGGACAAGATCGCCGAGCTGCAGCAGTTCGTGCGCCGTTTCTCGGCCAACAAGTCGAAGGCCAAGCAGGCCACCAGCCGCATGAAGCTGATCGACAAACTCAAGCCCGAGGATGTGAAGCCGTCGAGCCGCCAGTACCCGTGGATCCGCTTCGAGGTCGATGCCAAGGACAAGCTGCACCGCCAGGCGGTGGAGGTGGAAAACCTGACCTTCGCCTACGAAGGCATGGAAAAGCCGCTGATCGACAAGTTCTCGATCGCCATCGATGCCGGCGACAAGGTCGGCATCATCGGCGAGAACGGCGTCGGCAAGACCACCCTGATGCGCCTGCTGATGGGCGAGCTGACGCCGCAGAAAGGCACCATCAAGTGGGCCGAGAAAGCCAAGCTCGGTTACTACGCGCAGGACCACTCGGCCGAGTTCCAGTCCGACGTCTCGCTGACCGACTGGATTTCCGAGCATGTGCGCGATGGCGGCTTCGAGGGCGAGGACATGGAGACCCTGATCCGCGGCACCCTTGGTCGCCTGCTGTTCTCGGGCGACGAGGTGAAGAAGCCGGTGCGCGTGATCTCCGGCGGTGAACAGGGCCGCATGCTATTCGGCAAGCTGATGCTGCAGAGCAAGAACGTGCTGCTGATGGACGAGCCGACCAACCACCTGGACATGGAGTCGATCGAATCGCTCAACTCCGGGCTGGAGAAGTACACCGGCACCTTCCTGTTCATCTCGCACGACCGCGAGTTCGTGTCCTCGCTGGCCACGCGCATCATCGACATGCGCCCGGACGGCGACATCATCGACTACCGCGGCACCTACGAAGAGTATCTGAGCAGCCAGGGCATCGAATAA
- a CDS encoding MFS transporter, with protein sequence MISAILPVSSLLLGMAILLAGSGLIGTLLGLRASVEGFTGLSLGLIMSGFFGGYIVGAFACPPLIRRIGHIRAFTAMAALAAVVSLFYGMLVNPWVWWVLRVIHGVTMVAIYMIIESWLNEQMHDKRGKIFAAYMMVSFVALGLGQFMIAIYGAEHMGSFALVAIFYCLGLVPIALTPVDQPTPIQTPSLPLGRLYKVSPVGFAGGLVSGLVSGAFWGLSAAFAAAQGLDDFHVAVFTAAAIFGGAFMQWPVGHASEHRDRRVVLVSVCVLAAVCAVAMFAVAGLSVIGLVVATGLYGGFAFTLYSLAVAQTHDRFHSSEALEATKALLVLHGTGAVVGPVLAGGIITAVGARAFPLVLVGMLVGLALFTAWCIRRDAPVPDAELTEFLPVHRTSVMAMEMDPRTPDTSTHADEDASGPVVEGAGASPPR encoded by the coding sequence ATGATCAGCGCCATCCTCCCCGTGTCCAGCCTGTTGCTCGGCATGGCCATCCTGCTGGCCGGCTCCGGCCTGATAGGCACCCTGCTCGGCCTGCGCGCCAGCGTCGAGGGCTTCACCGGCCTCTCGCTGGGCCTGATCATGTCCGGCTTTTTCGGCGGCTACATCGTTGGCGCCTTTGCCTGCCCGCCGCTGATCCGGCGCATCGGCCACATCCGCGCCTTCACCGCCATGGCCGCGCTGGCGGCGGTGGTCTCGCTGTTCTACGGCATGCTGGTCAACCCGTGGGTATGGTGGGTGTTGCGGGTGATCCACGGGGTCACCATGGTCGCCATCTACATGATCATCGAGAGCTGGCTCAACGAGCAGATGCATGACAAGCGCGGCAAGATCTTCGCCGCCTACATGATGGTCAGCTTCGTGGCCCTCGGCCTCGGGCAATTCATGATCGCCATCTACGGCGCCGAGCACATGGGCTCCTTCGCGCTGGTGGCCATCTTCTACTGCCTCGGCCTGGTGCCGATTGCGCTGACGCCGGTCGACCAGCCCACGCCGATCCAGACGCCGAGCCTGCCCCTTGGCCGGCTGTACAAGGTGTCGCCGGTCGGATTTGCCGGTGGCCTGGTGTCCGGGCTGGTGTCAGGCGCGTTCTGGGGTTTGTCGGCGGCGTTCGCCGCGGCGCAGGGCCTGGACGATTTCCATGTGGCCGTGTTCACGGCAGCCGCCATTTTCGGCGGCGCGTTCATGCAGTGGCCAGTGGGTCACGCCTCCGAGCACCGTGACCGGCGGGTGGTACTGGTGAGCGTGTGCGTGCTGGCCGCGGTGTGCGCCGTGGCGATGTTCGCGGTCGCCGGTCTGTCGGTCATCGGGCTGGTCGTGGCCACCGGCCTCTATGGCGGGTTCGCATTCACCCTCTACAGCCTGGCCGTGGCGCAGACGCATGACCGGTTTCATTCGTCCGAGGCGCTCGAAGCGACCAAGGCCCTGCTGGTGCTGCATGGCACCGGTGCGGTGGTCGGGCCGGTGCTGGCCGGCGGGATCATCACGGCGGTGGGCGCGCGTGCCTTTCCGCTGGTGCTGGTCGGCATGCTCGTCGGGCTGGCTCTGTTCACCGCCTGGTGCATCCGCCGCGACGCGCCGGTGCCGGACGCCGAGCTGACCGAGTTCCTGCCGGTGCATCGCACCTCGGTGATGGCCATGGAGATGGATCCGCGCACGCCCGATACCTCGACCCATGCCGACGAAGACGCCAGCGGCCCGGTCGTCGAAGGCGCCGGCGCGAGCCCACCGCGCTGA
- a CDS encoding 1-acyl-sn-glycerol-3-phosphate acyltransferase, which produces MADPLPFPVAPQRWAAFVLKRLGWSIDMPAPPGPKMVLLAYPHTSNWDFIIGLIARFTFGWPVRWVGKHTIFRAPFGRFFRWLGGIPINRSRPGGFIDDVVARIQADPHAIVCIAPEGTRSYVEGWKSGFHRIARTAKVPIALGYIDWGRRCVGIAGYVQPTDDIEADLAAIRAGYASVTAFYPEKAGRIAIR; this is translated from the coding sequence TTGGCTGACCCGCTCCCCTTTCCCGTGGCCCCCCAGCGCTGGGCGGCCTTCGTCCTCAAGCGCCTGGGCTGGTCGATCGACATGCCGGCGCCGCCCGGCCCCAAGATGGTGCTGCTGGCCTATCCGCACACCTCCAACTGGGACTTCATCATCGGTCTGATCGCCCGCTTCACCTTCGGCTGGCCGGTGCGCTGGGTGGGCAAGCACACCATTTTCCGCGCGCCGTTCGGCCGCTTTTTCCGCTGGCTGGGGGGCATTCCCATCAACCGCTCGCGGCCGGGCGGCTTCATCGACGACGTGGTGGCCAGGATCCAGGCCGATCCGCATGCCATCGTGTGCATCGCGCCGGAAGGCACGCGCAGCTATGTCGAGGGCTGGAAGAGCGGCTTCCACCGCATTGCCCGCACGGCCAAGGTGCCGATCGCGCTCGGCTACATCGACTGGGGCCGGCGCTGCGTGGGCATCGCCGGTTATGTCCAGCCGACCGACGATATCGAGGCTGACCTCGCCGCCATCCGCGCCGGCTACGCGTCGGTGACCGCCTTCTATCCGGAGAAGGCCGGCCGGATTGCCATCCGCTAG
- the proV gene encoding glycine betaine/L-proline ABC transporter ATP-binding protein ProV: MSEKLVVKNLYKVFGDRPKEAMKLVAEGKDKATIFARTGQTLGVIDASFSVNEGEIFVIMGLSGSGKSTLVRLLNRLIEPTAGQVLINGRDIAKMNDIELRDLRRSEISMVFQSFALMPHLSVVDNTAFGLELAGMPEAERRERAMVALEQVGLAAWANSYPDELSGGMQQRVGLARALANDPQVLLMDEAFSALDPLIRTEMQDELVKLQAADKRTIIFISHDLDEAIRIGDRIAIMEGGVVVQVGTAEEILRNPANDYVKSFFKGVDATSILSAADIARKTQVNIIDHQGMGVRSAIERLRSHDREYGYVVSPDQKLMGVVSLDSLKKAAKASADAKLREAFLPEPHVLTPDTPISELYEPLTQHPYGLPVVDENGRYRGAITRNTMLEFLHAQNTEDAA; encoded by the coding sequence ATGTCGGAAAAACTCGTCGTCAAGAATCTGTACAAGGTCTTCGGAGACCGGCCCAAGGAGGCGATGAAGCTCGTCGCCGAGGGCAAGGACAAGGCCACCATCTTCGCCCGCACCGGGCAGACCCTCGGCGTTATCGACGCCAGTTTCAGCGTCAATGAGGGCGAGATTTTCGTCATCATGGGCCTCTCCGGCTCGGGCAAATCGACCCTGGTTCGCCTGCTCAACCGTCTGATCGAACCGACGGCCGGGCAGGTGCTGATCAACGGCCGCGACATCGCCAAGATGAACGATATCGAGCTGCGCGACCTGCGCCGCAGCGAAATCAGCATGGTGTTCCAGTCCTTTGCGCTGATGCCGCACCTGTCCGTGGTGGACAACACCGCCTTCGGCCTGGAGCTGGCCGGCATGCCCGAAGCCGAGCGCCGCGAGCGCGCCATGGTGGCGCTGGAGCAAGTCGGTCTGGCGGCCTGGGCCAACAGCTATCCCGACGAGCTCTCCGGCGGCATGCAGCAGCGGGTGGGCCTGGCCCGGGCGCTGGCCAACGACCCGCAGGTGCTGCTCATGGACGAGGCCTTCTCGGCGCTCGACCCGCTGATCCGCACTGAGATGCAGGACGAGCTGGTCAAGCTGCAGGCGGCGGACAAGCGCACCATCATCTTCATCTCGCACGATCTGGACGAAGCCATCCGCATCGGTGACCGCATCGCCATCATGGAAGGCGGCGTGGTGGTCCAGGTGGGCACGGCCGAGGAGATCCTGCGCAATCCCGCCAACGACTACGTGAAATCCTTCTTCAAGGGGGTGGACGCCACCAGCATCCTGTCGGCGGCCGACATTGCCCGCAAGACCCAGGTCAACATCATCGACCACCAGGGCATGGGCGTGCGCAGCGCCATCGAGCGCCTGCGCTCGCATGACCGCGAGTACGGCTATGTGGTCAGCCCCGACCAGAAGCTGATGGGCGTGGTCTCGCTCGACAGCCTGAAGAAGGCGGCCAAGGCCAGCGCCGACGCCAAGCTGCGCGAGGCCTTCCTGCCCGAGCCCCATGTGTTGACCCCGGACACGCCGATCAGCGAACTCTACGAGCCGCTGACGCAGCACCCTTACGGCCTGCCGGTGGTGGACGAGAACGGCCGCTACCGCGGCGCGATCACCCGCAACACCATGCTCGAATTCCTGCATGCACAGAATACGGAGGACGCGGCATGA